From one Tetragenococcus osmophilus genomic stretch:
- the purB gene encoding adenylosuccinate lyase, with the protein MLARYTRKDMGKIWSDENRYDAWLAVEVLADEAWAELGEIPQKDVEKIKANASFDVSRIQEIEAQTRHDVVSFTRAVSETLGEESKWIHYGLTSTDVVDTAYGYLMKQANKILREDLAKFAETIGKKAKEYKYTVMMGRTHGVHAEPTTFGLKLALWYAEVKRQIERFEHAASGVEAGKISGAVGTFANIPPFVEQFVCEHLGLRAQDISTQVLPRDLHAEYIASMALIATSIEKFGTEIRGLQKSETREVEEYFAKGQKGSSAMPHKRNPIGSENMAGLARVMRGHMLTAYEDVSLWHERDISHSSAERVIIPDTTILLDYMLHRFTNILDNLTVLPENMKKNMGATFGLIYSQRVLLKLIDHGMTREEAYDLIQPKTAQAWDEPTDFRSLLEKDQKVTSVLSKEELDDAFDYRYHLKHVDDIFERVGLKD; encoded by the coding sequence ATGCTAGCACGTTATACACGTAAAGATATGGGAAAAATTTGGTCTGATGAAAATCGATATGACGCTTGGTTAGCGGTTGAAGTTTTAGCTGATGAGGCTTGGGCTGAATTAGGAGAAATTCCGCAAAAAGATGTAGAAAAGATCAAAGCCAATGCTTCTTTTGATGTTTCTAGAATTCAAGAAATAGAAGCGCAAACAAGACATGATGTGGTTAGTTTTACACGTGCTGTTTCTGAGACTTTAGGCGAGGAGAGCAAATGGATTCATTACGGATTGACATCTACCGACGTTGTGGATACGGCTTACGGCTATTTAATGAAACAGGCGAATAAGATTTTGCGAGAAGATTTAGCTAAATTTGCTGAAACAATTGGAAAAAAAGCTAAAGAATATAAATATACGGTTATGATGGGAAGGACTCATGGCGTTCATGCGGAACCAACGACTTTTGGTTTAAAGCTTGCTTTATGGTATGCGGAAGTAAAACGTCAAATTGAACGCTTTGAACACGCCGCTAGCGGTGTTGAAGCTGGAAAGATCAGTGGTGCTGTAGGAACGTTTGCCAATATTCCGCCATTTGTTGAACAATTCGTATGTGAGCATTTAGGCTTGCGAGCCCAAGATATTTCTACACAAGTTTTGCCACGGGATTTGCACGCAGAATATATTGCATCTATGGCTTTAATTGCAACAAGTATTGAGAAATTCGGAACTGAAATTCGTGGTTTGCAAAAGTCGGAAACACGTGAAGTAGAGGAATATTTTGCTAAAGGACAGAAGGGTTCTTCTGCGATGCCGCATAAAAGAAATCCCATCGGTTCAGAAAATATGGCTGGCTTAGCACGAGTTATGCGTGGTCATATGCTTACGGCTTATGAAGATGTCTCTTTGTGGCATGAACGAGATATCTCTCATTCTTCTGCCGAACGAGTCATTATTCCAGATACCACTATTTTACTTGATTATATGCTTCACCGATTTACTAATATTTTAGATAATTTAACTGTTTTGCCTGAAAATATGAAAAAAAATATGGGAGCTACTTTCGGTTTAATTTACAGTCAACGGGTCTTATTAAAACTGATTGACCACGGAATGACACGAGAAGAGGCTTATGATTTAATTCAGCCTAAAACAGCACAAGCTTGGGATGAACCAACAGATTTTCGTTCATTATTAGAAAAAGATCAAAAGGTAACTTCTGTTTTGTCTAAAGAAGAACTCGATGATGCTTTTGATTATCGGTACCATTTAAAACACGTAGATGATATTTTTGAACGGGTAGGATTAAAAGACTAG
- the purK gene encoding 5-(carboxyamino)imidazole ribonucleotide synthase — protein sequence MPGGTIGIVGGGQLGKMMTISAKNMGFHVGVLDPVSDCPTAQLADWHIVADCDDVLALEALAKRSDTVTYETSKIGVESLNTVIDLANVPQGTDLLAVTQDRLMENSFLETNNIVIPPYETIISPTDIQDAVDSIGFPCVLKTTRDSTQQYTLNNMSDLAPSMSLLREGTCVLEASIPSEKELSVLVAGNGLEYTTFPVVENIYRDGVLFETIVAADIATEVSQEVQRIGRQVGEALGLHGVLAIEVLLTKAGSIYVTKLTPRPHSIGNYSVDVCNISQFDAHIRGICGWPLGDIQLLSQAVTVNILGEALNTSLRLILEKSNWNFYYYGKKRTVNNRKMGHITIPTSAPESILAEIAETNL from the coding sequence ATGCCAGGTGGAACAATTGGTATTGTCGGCGGTGGACAGTTAGGTAAGATGATGACAATCAGTGCGAAAAATATGGGATTTCATGTGGGAGTGTTAGATCCTGTAAGCGATTGTCCTACTGCTCAGTTAGCAGATTGGCATATTGTCGCAGATTGCGATGATGTACTTGCTTTAGAAGCTTTAGCTAAACGCAGTGATACGGTTACTTATGAAACCAGTAAAATCGGTGTTGAAAGTTTAAACACTGTGATTGATTTAGCCAATGTTCCACAAGGTACCGATCTATTGGCAGTTACTCAAGATCGCTTGATGGAAAACTCCTTTTTAGAAACAAATAATATTGTTATTCCACCGTATGAAACAATCATTAGTCCTACAGATATTCAGGATGCAGTGGATAGTATAGGCTTTCCTTGTGTGTTAAAAACCACACGTGATAGCACACAACAATATACCTTAAATAATATGTCTGACTTGGCACCTTCGATGAGTTTACTTAGAGAAGGAACTTGTGTATTAGAAGCTTCCATTCCTTCTGAAAAAGAATTATCCGTTTTGGTTGCAGGAAATGGGCTAGAATATACCACTTTCCCCGTAGTAGAAAATATTTATCGTGATGGAGTTTTGTTTGAAACAATTGTAGCTGCAGATATAGCTACTGAAGTCAGTCAAGAAGTTCAACGAATTGGACGACAAGTGGGTGAAGCTCTAGGATTGCATGGCGTATTAGCTATTGAAGTGCTTTTAACTAAAGCAGGAAGTATTTATGTTACTAAATTAACACCTCGACCTCATAGTATTGGAAATTATTCGGTTGATGTCTGCAATATCAGTCAATTTGATGCCCACATTCGTGGTATTTGTGGTTGGCCTTTAGGAGATATTCAACTATTGAGTCAAGCTGTTACAGTCAACATTTTAGGGGAAGCATTAAATACGAGCTTGCGATTAATATTGGAAAAATCCAATTGGAATTTTTATTATTATGGCAAAAAAAGAACGGTAAATAATAGGAAAATGGGACATATAACGATTCCAACGTCTGCGCCAGAATCAATTTTAGCAGAGATTGCTGAGACAAATTTGTAA
- a CDS encoding xanthine phosphoribosyltransferase — translation MEELVRRIQNDGNVLSEGVLKVDRFITHQVDPVLMEQIGARLAEVFAEKNITKVVTIESSGIAPAIYTAQSLATPMIFARKEKSLTMDEELLTSSVYSFTKQLASTISISRKFLNEQDHVLIVDDFLANGQAAKGLIELCQQAGAQVEGIGIVIEKSFQIGRQLLEDMDVPVVSLARIDSLEEGKVSFRQADA, via the coding sequence ATGGAAGAATTGGTTCGTCGTATTCAAAATGATGGAAATGTTTTATCAGAAGGAGTTTTAAAAGTAGACCGCTTTATTACCCACCAAGTGGATCCGGTTTTAATGGAACAAATTGGCGCGCGTCTTGCAGAAGTTTTTGCTGAAAAAAATATTACTAAAGTGGTAACTATTGAATCTTCTGGTATCGCTCCTGCGATCTATACGGCTCAAAGTTTAGCGACTCCCATGATTTTTGCTCGGAAAGAAAAAAGCTTAACTATGGATGAAGAATTGCTGACAAGTTCTGTCTATTCGTTTACTAAACAGTTAGCTAGTACAATTTCTATTTCACGCAAGTTTTTAAATGAGCAAGATCATGTATTAATTGTGGATGACTTTTTAGCTAATGGACAAGCTGCTAAGGGACTAATTGAATTATGTCAACAAGCAGGAGCACAAGTAGAAGGCATTGGAATTGTGATCGAAAAAAGTTTTCAAATAGGCAGACAGTTGTTAGAAGATATGGATGTACCAGTCGTTTCATTAGCACGTATTGATTCTTTGGAAGAAGGCAAAGTTTCCTTTAGACAAGCTGATGCTTAA
- a CDS encoding carbon starvation protein A — MITLIVGIGLLILGYFVYGSYVEKNFQIKPERVTPAKALRDGYDYVPMSKSKNAIIELLNIAGTGPIFGPIMGALYGPVAYLWIVLGCIFAGGVHDYMLGMISLRNNGAHLPELASKYLGKPVKHVVNIFSMLLLLLVATVFVSSPANLIADITPSWMTVGIITALIFIYYLISTVLPIDKALGKVFPIFGAILIISTIAIGVSLLFSGYTIPNLSMQTMQNFNPEGTPIFPALFFTISCGALSGFHATQAPMVSRTTESEKEGRFTFYGMMVGEGIIAMIWAAASMTLFDGQTLSGMINAGTPSAVVNEVSIILLGNVVGTIAIIGVIVLPISSGLSAFRSCRTILADYIGMKQDKIKKILLVAVPLFAISFVLTQIDFNILWRYFNWANQVTAVIALLVSTRYLFLKERNYLITLAPGSFMLYACIVYILSQPIGLQMGLTPLTYILGAVLSLGVLWLFWVTGLRQKNALSPDSQLLNDQWPIKTLRKNNEASELGK; from the coding sequence ATGATAACGTTAATCGTTGGTATTGGGCTGTTAATTTTAGGGTATTTCGTTTATGGCAGCTATGTAGAAAAGAATTTCCAAATTAAACCTGAGCGAGTAACACCTGCTAAAGCTTTACGTGATGGTTATGATTATGTTCCTATGTCCAAATCTAAAAACGCAATCATTGAATTATTAAATATTGCAGGTACTGGGCCGATATTTGGTCCGATTATGGGAGCTTTATATGGACCGGTGGCTTACTTATGGATTGTATTAGGTTGTATTTTTGCGGGTGGCGTGCATGATTATATGCTAGGGATGATTTCACTTCGTAATAATGGGGCGCACTTACCTGAATTAGCCAGCAAATATTTAGGAAAACCTGTTAAACACGTAGTTAATATATTTTCAATGTTACTTTTACTACTTGTAGCTACGGTTTTTGTCTCTTCTCCAGCGAATTTAATCGCAGATATTACACCAAGCTGGATGACTGTTGGGATTATTACAGCTCTTATATTTATCTATTATTTAATTTCAACGGTATTACCGATTGATAAGGCACTTGGGAAAGTCTTCCCAATTTTTGGGGCAATTTTAATTATTAGTACGATAGCAATAGGAGTAAGTTTGCTATTTAGTGGATATACTATACCAAACCTTAGTATGCAAACGATGCAGAACTTTAATCCAGAAGGTACACCTATCTTTCCGGCGTTATTCTTTACTATTTCATGTGGCGCTTTATCTGGATTTCACGCAACACAAGCACCTATGGTTTCGCGTACTACTGAAAGCGAAAAAGAAGGACGCTTTACTTTTTATGGAATGATGGTAGGTGAAGGTATCATTGCAATGATTTGGGCCGCAGCTTCGATGACATTATTTGATGGACAAACACTAAGTGGAATGATCAATGCCGGCACACCTTCTGCTGTTGTAAACGAAGTTTCTATCATATTGCTTGGCAATGTTGTAGGAACAATTGCAATCATTGGAGTTATTGTACTTCCGATTTCTTCTGGTTTGTCAGCGTTTAGAAGTTGCCGTACCATCTTAGCGGATTATATCGGAATGAAACAAGATAAAATCAAAAAGATTTTGCTTGTTGCGGTACCTCTATTTGCTATTTCATTTGTCCTTACACAAATTGATTTTAATATCCTTTGGCGTTATTTTAATTGGGCAAACCAAGTGACTGCTGTCATTGCATTATTAGTGTCGACACGTTATCTCTTTTTGAAAGAAAGAAATTACTTAATCACTCTTGCGCCTGGTAGTTTCATGTTATACGCGTGTATCGTTTATATCCTTAGTCAGCCTATTGGCTTGCAAATGGGATTAACGCCGCTTACTTATATTTTAGGAGCTGTTTTATCATTAGGTGTTCTATGGTTGTTTTGGGTTACAGGGCTTAGACAAAAAAATGCTCTTTCTCCTGATAGCCAGTTATTAAATGACCAATGGCCTATAAAAACACTGCGAAAAAATAATGAGGCCTCTGAGTTAGGAAAATAA
- a CDS encoding LytTR family transcriptional regulator DNA-binding domain-containing protein — translation MDVLLVDDEALARNELKYLLHHCEGISSITEASTVQEALEILLTESIDLAFLDIQLTDESGLDLADKLKNMAYPPEFIFATAYDEYAVEAFEKNAEDYILKPFELERVQEAVRRVRERFNKEDIVEKQEAQSLTRKKVPIWDQDRMIMVNMEEILAIEASKGVTKIYTKTKTYQTQTSLTYWQQKLDKQMFMRVHRSFVVKIDEIQEIQPWFNHTYRLTLTGDLKIPVSRSYLKSFREKVGI, via the coding sequence ATGGACGTCTTATTAGTAGACGATGAAGCTCTAGCACGGAATGAATTAAAATACTTATTACATCACTGTGAAGGAATTTCTTCTATTACAGAAGCTAGTACTGTACAGGAAGCCTTGGAGATTTTACTTACTGAGTCTATCGATCTTGCTTTTTTAGATATTCAATTAACCGATGAATCTGGGTTAGATTTAGCAGATAAGTTAAAAAATATGGCATATCCGCCAGAGTTTATTTTCGCTACTGCTTATGATGAATACGCTGTTGAAGCATTTGAAAAAAATGCAGAAGACTATATTTTAAAACCTTTTGAACTTGAACGAGTCCAGGAAGCTGTGCGTCGAGTGCGAGAGCGTTTCAATAAGGAAGATATAGTCGAAAAACAAGAAGCGCAGTCTCTAACTAGAAAAAAAGTCCCCATTTGGGATCAAGATCGTATGATCATGGTCAATATGGAGGAAATTCTAGCAATAGAAGCTTCAAAAGGCGTAACAAAAATTTATACTAAGACAAAAACCTATCAAACACAAACATCATTAACTTATTGGCAGCAGAAATTAGATAAACAAATGTTTATGCGTGTTCACCGTTCTTTTGTTGTCAAAATTGATGAGATCCAAGAAATTCAGCCTTGGTTTAACCATACTTATCGGTTGACTCTAACAGGAGATTTAAAAATCCCAGTGAGTCGGTCTTACTTAAAAAGCTTTAGAGAAAAAGTAGGAATCTAG
- a CDS encoding sensor histidine kinase, which yields MVSLFILLFERVGLIILIAYLLLNIPAFKQRLTQRGKWSTQFLFIFIFSLFASISNFNGIEILHGEIESNVSLFMLSPEASLVNTRTLTIGISGLIGGPFVGVSVGAISGIIRFSQGGIDPQVYIFSSLLIGAVSGLYGRKFIKKENFPTPVNGIVMGAIVEMIQMACILLLSRSFTDAYQLVRFIILPMTLTNSLGVAVFLSIIHAAQKQEMQARAIQTHDVLQLANATLPYFREGLAESPCKKAADIIKKFMKVAAVSITDKEQILAHVGAGSDHHLPSHSIITDLSHDVLHTGEVKEAHSREEIGCGVAGCPLESAIVIPLKTSKETVGTLKLYFTSAEELTFVERQLAEGLGNIFSSQIELGQAEVNARLLQDAEIKSLQAQVNPHFFFNAINTVSALIRVDSEQARKLLLRLSQFFRSNLQGARRNLIPLEKELEHVRAYQELEQARFPDRYTVHFEIEEGMENIIVPPFIIQILVENAFKHAFSTRKKDNHVWVKVAKQNAQAMIQVEDNGIGLPEATTKQLGKEAVSSEKGTGSALENLNRRLVTLFGQTAALSFKTSQEGTRISCLIPNKKESD from the coding sequence ATGGTTTCATTATTTATATTACTGTTTGAACGAGTTGGATTAATTATTTTAATTGCTTACTTATTACTGAATATCCCAGCCTTTAAGCAAAGATTAACTCAACGTGGCAAATGGTCAACGCAATTTTTGTTTATTTTTATCTTTAGTTTATTTGCTTCGATTTCCAATTTTAATGGCATTGAAATTTTACATGGAGAAATTGAATCAAACGTTTCTTTGTTCATGCTTTCTCCTGAGGCGTCATTAGTAAATACAAGAACACTAACAATCGGTATCTCCGGGTTGATCGGTGGCCCATTTGTAGGTGTATCAGTAGGAGCTATTTCTGGGATTATCCGGTTTAGCCAAGGAGGCATCGACCCTCAAGTTTATATATTTTCTTCTCTACTTATTGGAGCAGTCTCTGGTTTATATGGTCGAAAATTTATAAAAAAGGAAAACTTTCCTACGCCGGTAAATGGGATTGTTATGGGTGCGATAGTGGAAATGATTCAAATGGCATGCATCCTTTTACTTAGCCGGTCGTTTACAGATGCTTATCAACTAGTTCGCTTTATTATTTTGCCTATGACTCTAACTAACAGTTTGGGCGTTGCAGTTTTTTTATCGATTATCCATGCAGCGCAAAAGCAAGAAATGCAAGCACGAGCTATTCAAACTCATGATGTATTACAGTTAGCGAATGCGACTTTGCCATACTTCCGTGAGGGCTTGGCTGAAAGCCCTTGTAAAAAAGCAGCAGACATTATTAAAAAATTTATGAAAGTTGCCGCAGTGAGCATTACAGATAAAGAACAGATTTTAGCTCATGTGGGTGCAGGAAGTGATCATCATCTTCCTTCCCATAGTATAATTACAGACTTGTCTCACGATGTTTTACATACTGGAGAGGTTAAAGAAGCTCATTCTCGGGAGGAAATTGGTTGTGGTGTTGCTGGGTGTCCACTGGAATCAGCTATCGTAATTCCTTTGAAAACTAGTAAAGAAACTGTTGGTACTTTGAAACTATATTTTACAAGTGCTGAAGAGTTAACGTTTGTGGAACGTCAGTTAGCAGAGGGGCTAGGAAATATTTTTTCTAGTCAAATTGAGTTAGGACAAGCAGAAGTAAATGCAAGATTGCTACAAGATGCTGAAATAAAATCATTACAAGCTCAGGTGAACCCTCATTTCTTTTTTAATGCAATTAACACTGTATCTGCACTAATTCGCGTAGATAGCGAACAAGCTCGCAAATTGTTATTACGATTAAGTCAGTTTTTCCGTTCTAATTTGCAAGGGGCACGCCGAAATCTTATTCCTCTTGAAAAAGAACTTGAACATGTAAGAGCCTACCAAGAATTAGAACAAGCTCGGTTTCCTGATCGTTATACGGTGCATTTTGAAATAGAAGAGGGAATGGAAAATATCATTGTGCCTCCATTTATTATCCAAATTTTAGTTGAAAACGCATTTAAACATGCCTTTAGCACAAGAAAGAAGGATAATCACGTCTGGGTTAAAGTAGCTAAACAAAATGCGCAAGCGATGATTCAAGTGGAAGATAACGGCATCGGGTTGCCTGAGGCCACCACAAAACAATTAGGAAAAGAAGCTGTCTCGTCAGAAAAAGGGACAGGATCCGCTTTAGAAAATTTGAATCGTCGTTTAGTAACTTTATTTGGCCAAACCGCTGCTCTTTCGTTTAAAACTTCTCAAGAAGGCACCCGTATTTCTTGCCTAATCCCTAACAAAAAGGAGAGTGATTAA
- a CDS encoding hydrolase, with amino-acid sequence MSEQFIPNITTELRKDIVKVPEAIQEASGIIVFGKKIRSIIYTTDIAIIRNTNANAVIAVYPFTPHPAITKSIIEAADIPVFSGVGGGLTQGTRAIYMSLFAEAQGSIGVVLNGPTSASTVQEVCKVVDIPVVSTVTSTYSLIQEKLDSGVKIINISAAEKTPEVVAYFRKMYPDLPIMATGGPTDESIRKTIQAGANAITYTPPSNGELFSKKMDLYRQQEIEKYERLQ; translated from the coding sequence ATGAGTGAACAATTTATTCCCAATATCACCACTGAGTTAAGAAAAGATATTGTGAAAGTACCTGAAGCGATTCAAGAAGCTAGCGGTATTATCGTCTTTGGTAAAAAAATTCGCTCCATCATTTATACAACAGATATTGCGATTATTCGCAATACCAATGCGAATGCTGTCATTGCTGTTTACCCATTTACGCCTCACCCGGCGATTACTAAAAGTATCATCGAAGCAGCTGATATCCCTGTTTTTTCGGGCGTAGGTGGCGGCTTAACACAAGGAACTCGAGCAATTTATATGAGTCTTTTTGCAGAAGCGCAAGGCTCAATTGGCGTTGTTTTAAATGGTCCCACGTCTGCTAGTACAGTCCAAGAGGTTTGTAAAGTTGTTGACATTCCCGTTGTTAGCACAGTGACAAGTACTTATTCGCTTATCCAAGAAAAGCTGGATTCTGGCGTAAAGATTATCAATATTAGTGCAGCAGAAAAAACGCCGGAAGTTGTCGCTTATTTTCGAAAAATGTATCCAGATCTTCCGATTATGGCTACTGGCGGGCCAACGGACGAAAGTATTAGAAAAACAATTCAAGCTGGAGCGAATGCAATCACTTATACGCCTCCTTCTAATGGTGAACTCTTTAGTAAAAAAATGGATCTTTATCGACAACAAGAAATTGAAAAATACGAAAGGTTACAATAA
- a CDS encoding glycoside hydrolase family 73 protein — MARKKKKQLKIPAIIGGFLLILVGFVFSLVSLTDPVDNTDPFVQQEDEDMTKQEFIERLQPHAEELQEGYGILPSIIIGQAILESNWGSSQLAHEYNNLFGVKAEGEQDKVSLETKEYVNQQWVTIEGDFRVYHSWEESMDDHTMLFVNGVDWDPQKYEEVLTAQDYQQAAEALQEAGYATDPDYSNKVKNVIENYQLDQYD; from the coding sequence ATGGCAAGAAAAAAGAAAAAACAACTTAAAATACCAGCCATAATCGGCGGATTTCTCTTGATATTAGTAGGGTTTGTCTTTTCTTTAGTGAGTTTAACTGATCCTGTGGATAATACTGATCCGTTTGTACAACAAGAAGATGAAGATATGACTAAACAGGAATTTATTGAGCGACTTCAGCCTCATGCTGAAGAATTGCAAGAAGGTTATGGAATCCTTCCTAGTATTATTATCGGCCAGGCAATTTTGGAGTCTAACTGGGGAAGTAGTCAACTAGCTCATGAGTATAATAATTTATTTGGTGTTAAAGCCGAGGGAGAACAAGATAAAGTAAGCCTTGAGACAAAAGAATATGTCAATCAACAATGGGTAACGATTGAAGGAGACTTCCGGGTTTATCATTCCTGGGAAGAGTCTATGGACGATCACACGATGTTATTTGTTAACGGAGTCGATTGGGACCCACAAAAATATGAAGAAGTATTAACGGCCCAAGATTATCAGCAAGCTGCAGAGGCTTTACAAGAAGCTGGTTACGCTACAGATCCTGACTATTCGAATAAAGTAAAAAATGTAATTGAAAACTACCAGCTGGACCAATATGATTAG
- a CDS encoding M15 family metallopeptidase — protein sequence MKRYVRFIVLGIAAIFIIYGINRFVTQEVEDLNSQNYVAEETRASTESTQTKKQQQAKDELPDVSTKDWSLALVGPEQPLEEDISSEQLSYIPNTNMQLDKRIIEAYQELSEDAQKAGYPLVIISAYRSVDEQTQIFDRRVTQYENQGMDEDQATKKTKETSTEPGHSEHHTGLALDIVDENWQQSSPQNVLEEEFGNEDSAKWLAEHASDYGFILRYPKGKDEITQISYEPWHFRYVGKENAKYMEKYDLTLEEYLDQLNEK from the coding sequence TTGAAGCGCTATGTGAGATTTATTGTGCTAGGCATTGCTGCTATTTTTATTATCTATGGGATTAATCGCTTTGTAACTCAAGAAGTAGAAGATCTTAACAGCCAAAATTATGTAGCTGAAGAAACAAGAGCAAGTACCGAGAGTACTCAAACAAAAAAGCAGCAACAAGCAAAAGACGAACTGCCTGATGTCTCAACTAAAGATTGGTCTCTTGCTTTAGTAGGACCTGAGCAACCATTGGAAGAAGATATTTCTTCTGAACAGCTATCTTACATTCCTAATACAAATATGCAATTAGATAAACGTATCATTGAAGCCTATCAAGAGCTTAGTGAGGATGCTCAAAAGGCGGGATATCCTTTAGTGATTATTTCTGCTTACCGATCAGTCGATGAACAAACACAAATTTTTGATCGTCGTGTTACTCAGTATGAAAATCAAGGGATGGACGAAGATCAAGCTACTAAAAAGACGAAAGAAACATCTACTGAACCCGGACATAGCGAACACCATACAGGCCTTGCTTTGGATATTGTTGATGAAAATTGGCAGCAATCTTCTCCACAAAATGTGTTAGAAGAAGAATTTGGAAATGAAGATAGTGCAAAATGGTTAGCTGAGCATGCAAGTGATTACGGTTTTATCCTCCGTTATCCAAAGGGGAAAGATGAAATCACACAAATTAGCTATGAGCCATGGCATTTTCGTTATGTAGGCAAAGAAAATGCGAAGTATATGGAAAAATACGATTTAACATTGGAAGAATATCTCGATCAATTAAATGAAAAGTAG
- a CDS encoding Gfo/Idh/MocA family protein — MQNYYHWGIIGTGDIAHQFTRNFESPQSSILGVAARNFEKTKAFAEEYGIPSAYETIEELLDNPEIDMVYIAVPNNIHHYYITKSLEKGKHVLCEKAITMTSEELREETALAKENNLILQEAMTIFNMPLYQKLKEIADSGQLGQLKMIQAPFGSYKEPDPTNRFFNPDLAGGALLDIGTYAVSFARFFLSSTPTVLFSEMVPFETGVDEESVTILKNDDNELTSVNLSFQAKMPKKGIVAYEKGYITISEYPRADQAEITYRTGETQTVEAGKAEDALNYEIQTMIDTIEGNENTTLPLTTDVIQILDEMHSFWNA, encoded by the coding sequence ATGCAAAATTATTATCATTGGGGAATTATAGGAACAGGAGATATTGCCCATCAATTTACTCGTAACTTTGAAAGCCCCCAAAGTAGTATTTTAGGCGTAGCTGCCCGAAATTTTGAAAAAACAAAAGCTTTTGCAGAAGAATATGGCATCCCTTCTGCTTATGAAACGATAGAAGAATTATTAGATAATCCGGAAATCGATATGGTTTATATCGCCGTACCTAATAATATACATCATTACTATATCACAAAGTCCTTAGAAAAAGGAAAACACGTATTGTGTGAAAAAGCTATCACAATGACAAGCGAAGAACTACGCGAAGAAACAGCTTTAGCTAAAGAAAATAATTTAATATTGCAAGAAGCAATGACTATTTTCAATATGCCATTATATCAAAAATTAAAAGAAATCGCAGATTCAGGTCAATTAGGGCAATTAAAAATGATTCAAGCGCCATTTGGTAGTTATAAAGAACCTGATCCAACAAATCGTTTCTTTAACCCTGATTTAGCAGGTGGCGCTTTGTTAGATATCGGGACTTACGCCGTTTCATTTGCACGCTTTTTCTTATCTAGTACCCCTACCGTTTTATTTAGTGAAATGGTGCCTTTTGAAACAGGAGTTGACGAAGAATCTGTAACGATTTTAAAAAATGATGATAATGAATTAACCTCTGTTAACTTATCTTTCCAAGCAAAAATGCCTAAAAAAGGTATTGTCGCTTACGAAAAAGGCTACATTACAATCAGCGAATACCCAAGAGCAGATCAAGCTGAGATCACTTACCGAACAGGTGAAACTCAAACCGTCGAAGCTGGTAAAGCAGAAGACGCCCTCAACTATGAAATACAAACTATGATAGACACTATTGAAGGAAATGAAAATACGACGCTTCCACTAACCACTGATGTCATTCAAATCCTAGATGAAATGCATAGTTTTTGGAACGCCTAA
- a CDS encoding FUSC family protein, protein MHIGRFRLGMRTFKTALSVVICVLLFHVLGRDNPLIATITAIVSLRQDMTSTVSIGKERILGNTVGSLAAMIYLVVQHFLPQTLLLQLTLLPTLVALVVIFQDGIDNNSGIITGIATFILITLSTPQGESVIVALDRIVDTFIGVGVAIFLNTVLKPPKMEEQREIENDLTKLKEQEQGLQDSLDEVHQKIKDKEKDEKK, encoded by the coding sequence ATGCATATCGGTCGATTTAGGCTCGGGATGAGAACATTCAAAACTGCTTTATCCGTTGTGATATGTGTTTTGCTTTTTCATGTACTTGGTCGAGATAATCCGTTGATCGCAACAATCACCGCTATTGTTTCTTTGCGGCAAGATATGACATCAACTGTTAGTATAGGAAAAGAACGTATTTTAGGCAATACAGTGGGCAGTCTTGCTGCTATGATTTATCTTGTGGTGCAACATTTTTTACCACAAACATTGCTATTACAGTTAACCTTGTTACCTACATTAGTTGCTTTAGTGGTTATTTTTCAAGACGGAATTGACAACAATTCTGGTATCATTACCGGTATTGCTACTTTTATCTTGATCACTTTAAGTACTCCTCAAGGTGAATCAGTTATTGTAGCGCTCGATCGGATTGTTGATACCTTTATTGGTGTTGGCGTTGCTATCTTTTTAAATACTGTTTTAAAACCACCAAAAATGGAAGAACAAAGAGAAATCGAAAACGACTTGACCAAGTTAAAAGAGCAAGAGCAAGGCTTACAAGATAGTCTAGATGAAGTGCATCAGAAAATCAAAGATAAAGAAAAAGACGAGAAGAAATGA